TCTGGAGGCGGCGAAGGCCGTGCGCGCCGCCAACCCGCAGGCCACGGTCATCGGCATCGGTGGCGAGTGGGATGGCAAGGCCTTCGGGGACATGATGGGCCAGGGCGCGGGTGCGGCGATGGACGGCTTCTCGATCCACCCGTACATGTACCCCGGCTTGCCGGGCGAGGGCTTCGCCAAGCATCTGACGACCGACGCCGAGCGCGCCGAGGCCGCCGCCGGCAAGAAGCTCCCACTGTGGATCACGGAGATCGGCTGGCCGACCGAACTCGACGGCCGCGGCAGCGACTGGCTACACCAGGCGCGCTGCCTTGTGCGCATGATGCTCATCGCGCGGGCCAACGGCGCGCAGAAGATCTGCTGGTACGACTTCAAGGACGACGGGCTGAAACTCACCTACAATGAGAACAACTTCGGCCTCGTGCACCACGAGCAGTTCGGCCTCGCGCCCAAGCCGGCATACGTCGCGTACGCCCATCTCATCAACATCCTGCACGGCCGCAAGCTGGTGCGCCACGGCCTGTCGCCGAACGGCCACTGGGTCATGCGGCTCGAGGGCCCCGACGACATGGTTGACATCTTCTGGACTGAGCAGGCGACGGACCGTCGCGCCGTAGGGGCCGAGGCCCTGCGTGTGGAAGACATGTTCGGGCAGCCGATCTACACGGAGGCTGTCCCGATATCGCCCGATCCCGTGTTCATCATCTCGAGACGCCGTTAGCCGTCCGCCGTTCCCGCATCCCGCATCCCGAGGCCTCACATGAACATCGTCTTCATCGCCATTGATACGCTACGCGCCGACCGCCTGGGCTGCTATGGGCACGATCGCGTGACCAGCCCGCACCTGGATGCGCTGGCGGCGCGCGGGGTGCGCTTCGCCCAGCACATCTCGCCGCACATCCCCACGCACCCCGGCTACACGACCATGTTCAGCGGGAAGGACGTACTCAGCCATCAGATCGTCACCCAGGGCGGGAAGGTGGATCTGGCCGAGAGCGTCCATCTGTTGCCCCAGGTGCTGCAGCGCCGGGGATACTTCACCGCCGCCGCCGACAACATGGGCCGCTGGTTCAACCGCGGCTACGACCTGTACGAGGGCTACAACTGGAACCAGGATCCCTCCGGCGCGTGGCTGAAGGCCGAGGCCGTCAACGGTACGGCGCTGCGCGTGCTGGATGCCTGCGAGCAGCAGGACAAGCCGTGGTTCTGCTTCCTGCACTACTGGGACCCGCACACGCCGTACCTGCCGCCGGCGCCGTTCAGTCGCATGTTCTACCCCGGCGACGAGAAGGACCCCGGCAACACCAGCGCGCACGAGATGATGAACAACTACCCGGCCTTCCAGTACTACTTCCAGGAGTGGATGCCGGGCCTGACCGATGTGGAGTTCCCCAAGGCCCAGTACGACGCGGAGATCGCCTACGTGGACGCGGCGCTGGCGCATGTCTTCACCAAAGTGGAGCGGATGAAAGGCGGGCAGGACACCGCCATCATCATCACCTCGGACCACGGTGAGGAACTCGATGAGCACCAGATGTGGTTCGACCATCACGGGCTGTATGAGACCAACCTGCACGTGCCGCTGCTCATGTACCACCCCGAGCGCCTCAGCGGGGGGCAGGTGCGGGAGGGCCTGAGCAGCCACGTGGACCTCGCGCCGACGGTGCTCGACCTCCTCGGCCTCGCGGACGCAGCCCAGGAGGAGCAGATGGAGGGGCGGAGCCTGCTTCCTGCTCTCGACGAGGGCGTGGGAGCGGTCACCGACCGCGACGCCGTCTACATCACCGAGTGCGCCTGGATGAAGAAGCGGGGCTTCCGCACGCCGCGCTACAAGTACTTCGAGTCGCTGTATGACGAGTTGCACAAGCGCCCGCCGTTCGAGCTGTACGACCTGCAGGCCGACCCGGGCGAGCAGCACAACCTGGCCGACGAGCAGCCGGAACTGCTCGCACATTTCCAGGCGCGAACGCAGGCCTTCTTGGAGCAGCGCCTGGCCGAGACAGGGCTGCCCGACCCGCAGAGCTACCAGGACATCACCCTCCGGCAGGTAGGCAATGTGAAGATCGCCGTGCCGGAAGACCAGAAGCTGGTTGAGGACTGAACATGGACAAAGCACGTATCGCCGTCATCGGCCTCGGTGGGCGAGGCCGCTACTTCGCGCAGGCCTTCGATCAGCACCCGCGCGCACAACTCGTCGCGGTGGCCGACCCGTCGGACAAGCCCCTGGCGCTGCTCAAGCACCAGTACGGCGACCGCATCCGGTACTACCAGGACTACCACGAGATGCTCAAGGCGCCCGATGTGGACGCCGTCGTGGTCGCCTCGAATGACAAGTCGCACCGCGAGAACGCCGTCGCGGTCTTCGAGGCGGGGAAGAGCTGCCTGCTCGAGAAGCCCATGGCGCAGTCGGTGGCCGACTGCGATGACATCATCCGTGCCTGGAAGCAATCGGGGCGGCTGTTCATGATCGGCCTGGAGCTGCGCCACTGCTCGCTGTTCACGCGGATGCGCGAGTTGGTGGACGACGGCCGCATCGGTGAGATCGTGATGGGCCAGGCGCTCGACAACGTGTCCGTCGGCGGCCAGTACTTCTACCACAACGCCATGCGCCGCAAGGACTACGTGCGCAGCCTGCTGTTGCAGAAGGGTACGCACACCATTGACCTGCTCAACTGGTTCATGGGCGGCAGCCCGGTGAAGGTCTACGGCAGCGGCGGGCTGGACTTCTACGGGCAGCGCGAGCCCAACGACAAGCGGTGCCGCGCGTGCGAGCAGCGGTGCGAGTACTTCATCAACCACGAGCGCTTCGTGATGGACTACGGCGCCGTCGTCGAGACCGACGACCGCTGCGTGTTCGCGCAGGAGTGCGATGTGGCTGACAACTCCATGCTCATCATTGACTACGCCAACGGCCATCGCGGGCAGTACAGCGAGTGCCACTTCACGCCCGAATACACCCGCGAGTTCACTTTCTTCGGCACCGAAGGGAAGATGTACGGCTTCTACAACAACGAGTGCAACTTCCTGATCCGGTGCACGTACCGCAACACGGACCATGTGGACGAGTGGCATCCGCAATCGGCCGGCGGCGGCCATGGCGGCGGCGACCGGCTCATCATGGAGCACTTCCTCGACTGCCTGCTCGGCGACGCCCAGCCGCTGGCCGACGTGCAGGCCGCACGCGACTGCACGGCCGTGGCCGCGGCGGGCGAGGAGAGCATCGAGACGGGGCTGCCGGTGGCCATCCCGCCTTGCCCGTGGCTGTAGATGGTCTGCTTTGGGGGCGACTACCATGCGCGACAAGGCGGCGAATGAGTTCTTCGATGCTGTATTCCATCGGAGCTTCGGGCGCTGCACGTGCTTCTTGTGCGGTCGGCGGCTTGGGTCGAGGAACCGTTCAGATGAGCATGTCATCCCAAAGTGGGTTCAGAACCGGTTTGACCTATGGAACCAGCGGATCGTGCTGCCAAACGGTACCTCAAGCCCGTACCGCCAGTTGACAATCCCGTGCTGTCGCGACTGCAACAATGGCTGCCTGCAGCCCGTAGAGACGAGGGTCTGCCAAGCCGTTGGGAAGGGTGCCAAGGGAGTGCGCGACCTTGACCCACGGGACCTGTTCGTGTGGTTGGGCAAGATATTCTATGGGATGTTGTACCGCGATCTGTTTCTGCCCCTCGACGTCACCGGGCAGAAGCCAGGGCGAATCGCCTCTAGGACCCTACTGCAAGCATTCCGGACACATCACCTCTTCCTGCAGTGCGTGCGGGTGCCAATGGACTTCCCTGGCTTCTTCCCGGCGTCGGTGCTTGTAGTACACACACAGGAACCACAGGACATCAGATTTCGGTGGGACTTCCGTGACAACTACGCGACCATGTTCATCGGGTGTCGGTTGGGCAGCGTAGGTATCGTGGCAGCATTGCAGGACGGGGGAGCTCAGCAACAACTGTTCGCTAGCTTGGGGGTCAAGCGTCTGAAGTTGCACCCTCTGCAATTCACGGAACTGATGGCGCAGGTGCTCTACAAGGCGCGCTTGTTCAACCGCGTGCCCAAGTATGTTACCATCGACACCGACCCCAAGACGGTGGTCCAGGCTTCGCTCCAGGGCCTCAGCAGCAAGCCCGTGTTCGATGAGTGGAATCCGTCTCACTACGCGCAGATTCTGTCCCAACTCACCGGCTTCCGCCTGGAGAACGTCTTCCTACCGCCTGACGCTGTGATGAGTTGGCTCAGGAACAGCGATCGACGTCTGCGGAAGATGCCTCTGGAGCAGTACCCTATCGAACTCCTCTACGGCGTTTGACCATAGAGCCGCTCATCTGTAGGAGGCAAGGCATGTCCCTCACCCTTGGTGTCATCGGTGTGAACCACCCCCATGCGGGCGGGCATCTGCAGGCCCTCGAGAACGCGCCAGAGATCACGCGTCTGCTCGTGTGGGACGAGGACCCCGCGTCG
The DNA window shown above is from bacterium and carries:
- a CDS encoding sulfatase-like hydrolase/transferase, coding for MNIVFIAIDTLRADRLGCYGHDRVTSPHLDALAARGVRFAQHISPHIPTHPGYTTMFSGKDVLSHQIVTQGGKVDLAESVHLLPQVLQRRGYFTAAADNMGRWFNRGYDLYEGYNWNQDPSGAWLKAEAVNGTALRVLDACEQQDKPWFCFLHYWDPHTPYLPPAPFSRMFYPGDEKDPGNTSAHEMMNNYPAFQYYFQEWMPGLTDVEFPKAQYDAEIAYVDAALAHVFTKVERMKGGQDTAIIITSDHGEELDEHQMWFDHHGLYETNLHVPLLMYHPERLSGGQVREGLSSHVDLAPTVLDLLGLADAAQEEQMEGRSLLPALDEGVGAVTDRDAVYITECAWMKKRGFRTPRYKYFESLYDELHKRPPFELYDLQADPGEQHNLADEQPELLAHFQARTQAFLEQRLAETGLPDPQSYQDITLRQVGNVKIAVPEDQKLVED
- a CDS encoding Gfo/Idh/MocA family oxidoreductase; the protein is MDKARIAVIGLGGRGRYFAQAFDQHPRAQLVAVADPSDKPLALLKHQYGDRIRYYQDYHEMLKAPDVDAVVVASNDKSHRENAVAVFEAGKSCLLEKPMAQSVADCDDIIRAWKQSGRLFMIGLELRHCSLFTRMRELVDDGRIGEIVMGQALDNVSVGGQYFYHNAMRRKDYVRSLLLQKGTHTIDLLNWFMGGSPVKVYGSGGLDFYGQREPNDKRCRACEQRCEYFINHERFVMDYGAVVETDDRCVFAQECDVADNSMLIIDYANGHRGQYSECHFTPEYTREFTFFGTEGKMYGFYNNECNFLIRCTYRNTDHVDEWHPQSAGGGHGGGDRLIMEHFLDCLLGDAQPLADVQAARDCTAVAAAGEESIETGLPVAIPPCPWL